One Natronomonas moolapensis 8.8.11 genomic region harbors:
- a CDS encoding DUF7839 domain-containing protein, with amino-acid sequence MVDVLDNKRSATKFRVLVEIAERQPAVNQGEIADAVGVTSQAVSEYIRELVDNGFVEKEARSRYRVTKRGVDWLFRQASDVRRFADHVTEDVLGSMQEDAAFATADIEAGETVSLSIREGLLHASPGDDGPATGIATTDAGAGAVVGVTGFTGVIDLEPGTVTVFQVSPIRSAEPGESTALASAAAAADVVVAAGVEAVAVLEASGHDPDVTFAAGEVAADAAGRGLDVVVVATTDLAGRVTDALRDSGLAYEVDDL; translated from the coding sequence TCGCGGAGCGCCAGCCGGCCGTCAACCAGGGGGAGATCGCCGACGCCGTCGGGGTGACGAGCCAGGCCGTCTCCGAGTACATCCGCGAACTCGTCGACAACGGGTTCGTCGAGAAGGAAGCCCGATCGCGGTACCGCGTGACGAAGCGGGGTGTCGACTGGCTGTTCCGGCAGGCCTCCGACGTGCGCCGCTTCGCCGACCACGTGACCGAGGACGTCCTCGGCAGCATGCAGGAAGACGCGGCGTTTGCGACCGCCGACATCGAGGCCGGTGAGACGGTCTCGCTGTCGATCCGGGAGGGACTGTTGCACGCCTCACCGGGCGACGACGGCCCGGCAACGGGGATCGCAACGACCGACGCCGGAGCCGGTGCCGTCGTCGGCGTCACCGGCTTCACCGGCGTTATCGACCTCGAACCGGGCACGGTGACGGTGTTTCAGGTCTCCCCGATCCGATCGGCGGAACCGGGTGAGTCGACGGCGCTGGCGTCGGCCGCGGCGGCGGCCGATGTCGTCGTAGCCGCCGGAGTCGAAGCGGTCGCCGTACTGGAGGCGTCGGGACACGACCCCGACGTGACGTTTGCGGCCGGCGAAGTTGCCGCCGACGCCGCCGGCCGGGGACTGGACGTGGTCGTCGTCGCGACGACGGATCTCGCCGGGCGGGTCACCGACGCCCTTCGGGACTCGGGGCTCGCCTACGAGGTCGACGATCTCTGA
- the dapB gene encoding 4-hydroxy-tetrahydrodipicolinate reductase yields MNLVVVGATGRTGSEIVAEASGRGHDVVGVATTSDTVEDVRVYPSEDLPELLDDADAVVDFTVPEATREYAGVIAEAGVPYVVGTTGFGEAGIETLRAASESIAVLKASNFARGVQALLRVVEAGVEALPDYDVELTETHHSGKRDAPSGTANTILDVVDSTREAALERTHGREGEHSREDSEVGVHVRRAGTVRGEHELLLAGNDELLTLTHRAESRRVFAAGAVDAAEWLTGQEPGWYGFDDVL; encoded by the coding sequence ATGAATCTCGTCGTCGTCGGTGCGACCGGCCGAACCGGCAGCGAAATCGTCGCAGAGGCGAGCGGTCGCGGCCACGACGTCGTGGGGGTCGCCACCACATCGGACACCGTCGAGGACGTGCGCGTGTACCCGAGCGAGGACCTCCCCGAGTTGCTCGACGACGCCGACGCGGTAGTGGATTTCACCGTCCCCGAGGCCACGCGGGAGTACGCCGGCGTGATCGCCGAGGCGGGCGTCCCCTACGTCGTCGGCACGACCGGCTTCGGCGAGGCGGGGATCGAGACACTCCGGGCGGCCAGCGAATCGATCGCCGTTCTGAAAGCGTCGAACTTCGCCCGCGGCGTGCAAGCACTCCTCCGGGTGGTCGAGGCCGGCGTCGAGGCGCTACCCGACTACGACGTCGAACTCACGGAGACCCATCACAGCGGCAAGCGAGACGCCCCGAGCGGCACCGCAAACACGATCCTCGACGTCGTCGATTCGACCCGGGAGGCGGCGTTAGAGCGCACCCACGGCCGGGAGGGCGAGCACTCCCGTGAGGACTCGGAAGTCGGCGTCCACGTCCGCCGGGCCGGCACCGTCCGCGGCGAGCACGAACTCCTGTTGGCCGGCAACGACGAACTCTTGACGCTGACTCACCGGGCCGAGTCGCGGCGCGTCTTCGCCGCCGGGGCCGTCGACGCCGCGGAGTGGCTCACTGGCCAGGAGCCGGGGTGGTACGGGTTCGACGACGTGCTGTGA